From a single Kitasatospora sp. NBC_00458 genomic region:
- a CDS encoding MDR family MFS transporter — protein MPDLPLSARTTRAVTEALSGLPRQFWWLWTSTLINKLGAFVVTFLALYLTTERGYSPSYAGLVASLFGLGSAVAAIGAGVLTDRIGRRPTLLAAQLGTALFTAVLGFADGQVAIAVVAFMVGLCNNATRPATSAIIADIVPAEDRVRAYALNYWAINIGFGLSAAAAGLIATHGYLTLFVLDALSTLVCAVVIFIRIPETRPDAPAAQPGAPAIGLGTVFRDGRFMAVVGLNLLLALVAQQGSTTLAVDMGRAGITATQYGLVIGLNGLLIVVLQIPLTRWMEGRDRTALLIASALFIGWGFGLTALAGASAWFYAFTVAVWTIGEILNAPTMMGLVAELSPAVARGRYQGVYSLSWSLASFLGPAVGGVLLERAGSAALWGACAVCGTVAAAGYVLLGRRPGAALATAKTAGPVAGAAPATASAVPGAAGVPSGSGAATRGPLRKADAAPERAPTGG, from the coding sequence ATGCCCGACCTTCCCCTGTCCGCCCGCACCACGAGAGCCGTGACCGAAGCGCTGAGCGGGCTGCCCCGCCAGTTCTGGTGGCTCTGGACGTCCACGCTCATCAACAAGCTCGGCGCGTTCGTCGTCACCTTCCTGGCCCTCTACCTGACCACCGAACGGGGCTACTCGCCCTCCTACGCGGGACTCGTCGCCTCGCTCTTCGGCCTCGGCTCGGCCGTCGCGGCGATCGGCGCCGGGGTGCTCACCGACCGGATCGGGCGGCGGCCGACGCTGCTCGCCGCGCAGCTCGGGACGGCGCTGTTCACGGCGGTGCTCGGGTTCGCCGACGGCCAGGTGGCCATCGCGGTGGTCGCCTTCATGGTCGGCCTCTGCAACAACGCGACCCGGCCCGCCACCTCCGCGATCATCGCGGACATCGTGCCCGCCGAGGACCGCGTCCGCGCCTACGCGCTGAACTACTGGGCGATCAACATCGGCTTCGGCCTCTCGGCCGCCGCCGCCGGCCTGATCGCCACCCACGGCTACCTCACCCTCTTCGTGCTGGACGCGCTCTCCACCCTGGTCTGCGCGGTGGTCATCTTCATCCGGATACCCGAGACCAGGCCGGACGCCCCGGCCGCGCAGCCGGGTGCGCCCGCGATCGGCCTCGGCACGGTGTTCCGCGACGGCCGCTTCATGGCGGTCGTCGGGCTCAACCTGCTGCTCGCCCTGGTCGCCCAGCAGGGCTCCACCACACTCGCCGTGGACATGGGCCGGGCCGGCATCACCGCCACCCAGTACGGGCTGGTGATCGGCCTCAACGGGCTGCTCATCGTGGTGCTCCAGATCCCGCTCACCCGCTGGATGGAGGGCCGCGACCGGACCGCCCTGCTGATCGCCAGCGCGCTGTTCATCGGCTGGGGCTTCGGGCTGACCGCACTGGCCGGGGCCTCGGCGTGGTTCTACGCCTTCACCGTGGCGGTCTGGACGATCGGCGAGATCCTGAACGCCCCGACCATGATGGGCCTGGTCGCCGAACTCTCGCCGGCCGTGGCCCGCGGCCGCTACCAGGGCGTCTACTCGCTCTCCTGGTCGCTCGCCTCGTTCCTCGGCCCGGCGGTCGGCGGGGTGCTGCTGGAGCGGGCCGGCAGCGCGGCGCTGTGGGGTGCCTGCGCGGTCTGCGGGACGGTCGCGGCGGCCGGGTACGTGCTGCTCGGCCGACGGCCGGGGGCGGCACTGGCGACCGCGAAGACGGCCGGGCCGGTGGCGGGGGCGGCCCCGGCCACGGCGTCCGCGGTACCCGGGGCGGCCGGGGTGCCCTCGGGGTCCGGCGCGGCGACGCGCGGGCCGCTGCGGAAGGCGGACGCCGCGCCGGAGCGGGCCCCGACCGGCGGCTGA
- a CDS encoding YbjN domain-containing protein, with amino-acid sequence MAIRTKDEALTLLRTALDEAGVAWEPAPTDPYTLVASLPGNRKLSTTCALRVGDHTLSVNAFVVRRPDENHEAVYRWLLERNARLFGVAYAVDALGDVYLAGRLPLEALTPDTVDRLLGTVLENADEPFNTLLELGFATAIRREWEWRTKRGESTRNLAAFAHLAGPVASPDGPAAG; translated from the coding sequence ATGGCAATCCGCACCAAGGACGAGGCCCTGACCCTCCTGCGCACCGCCCTGGACGAGGCCGGGGTGGCCTGGGAGCCGGCCCCCACCGACCCGTACACGCTGGTGGCGAGCCTCCCGGGCAACCGGAAGCTCAGCACCACCTGCGCCCTGCGGGTCGGCGACCACACCCTCTCGGTGAACGCCTTCGTGGTCCGGCGCCCCGACGAGAACCACGAGGCGGTCTACCGCTGGCTGCTGGAGCGGAACGCCCGGCTGTTCGGCGTCGCCTACGCCGTCGACGCGCTCGGGGACGTCTACCTGGCGGGCCGGCTGCCGCTGGAGGCGCTGACCCCGGACACCGTGGACCGGCTGCTCGGCACGGTGCTGGAGAACGCCGACGAGCCGTTCAACACGCTGCTGGAGCTGGGCTTCGCCACCGCGATCCGCCGCGAGTGGGAGTGGCGCACCAAGCGCGGGGAGTCCACCCGCAACCTGGCGGCCTTCGCCCACCTCGCCGGCCCGGTCGCCAGCCCGGACGGTCCCGCCGCCGGGTAG
- the mshA gene encoding D-inositol-3-phosphate glycosyltransferase: MIQHPVRPVRRAQPAPPVRGRLQSLVQGRQRRPRRIAMLSVHTSPLHQPGTGDAGGMNVYIVELAKRLAELDIEVEVFTRSICSDDAPTVELAPGVLVRHVTAGPYEGLVKEDLPAQLCAFTHGVLRTEAGHRPGHYDLVHSHYWLSGQVGWLAAQRWGVPLVHTMHTMAKVKNAALAEGDTPEPAARVIGETQVVEAADRLIANTTEEAAELARFYAARPDQLAVVHPGVNLDVFRPGGPGSAALRGASRASDARDAAAARGAARARLGLPADAAVLLFAGRIQPLKAPDVLLRAVAALLERRPELRERLVVPVVGGPSGTGLAKPESLHKLAAQLGICDVVRFHPPVGQTLLAEWYRAATALVMPSYSESFGLVALEAQACGTPVVAAAVGGLPVAVRDGVTGTLVHGHDPLAWSRALEPYVTEPGLVARQGEAAARHAAGFGWDSAAATTAEVYAGSLARPAGRLSGSRLRLA; encoded by the coding sequence GTGATCCAACACCCCGTCCGTCCGGTTCGCCGTGCCCAGCCGGCCCCGCCCGTGCGCGGCCGGCTCCAGTCGCTCGTCCAGGGCCGCCAGCGCCGCCCGCGCCGGATAGCCATGCTCAGCGTCCACACGTCGCCGCTGCACCAGCCCGGCACCGGTGACGCGGGCGGCATGAACGTGTACATCGTGGAGCTGGCCAAGCGCCTCGCCGAGCTCGACATCGAGGTCGAGGTCTTCACCCGGTCGATCTGCTCGGACGACGCGCCCACCGTCGAGCTGGCCCCCGGGGTGCTGGTCCGGCACGTCACGGCCGGCCCGTACGAGGGCCTGGTGAAGGAGGACCTGCCGGCCCAGCTCTGCGCCTTCACCCACGGCGTGCTCCGTACCGAGGCCGGGCACCGCCCCGGCCACTACGACCTGGTGCACTCGCACTACTGGCTCTCCGGCCAGGTCGGCTGGCTGGCCGCGCAGCGCTGGGGCGTGCCGCTGGTGCACACCATGCACACCATGGCCAAGGTGAAGAACGCCGCGCTGGCCGAGGGCGACACCCCCGAGCCGGCCGCCCGCGTGATCGGCGAGACCCAGGTGGTGGAGGCGGCCGACCGGCTGATCGCCAACACCACCGAGGAGGCCGCCGAGCTGGCCCGCTTCTACGCGGCCCGCCCGGACCAGCTGGCCGTGGTCCACCCGGGGGTCAACCTGGACGTCTTCCGCCCCGGCGGCCCGGGCTCCGCGGCGCTGCGGGGCGCCTCGCGGGCCTCGGACGCGCGGGACGCCGCGGCCGCCCGCGGTGCGGCCCGGGCCCGGCTCGGCCTGCCGGCGGACGCCGCCGTGCTGCTCTTCGCCGGCCGGATCCAGCCGCTCAAGGCCCCCGACGTGCTGCTGCGCGCGGTCGCCGCACTGCTGGAGCGGCGGCCGGAGCTGCGGGAGCGGCTGGTGGTGCCGGTGGTCGGCGGCCCGTCCGGCACCGGCCTGGCCAAGCCGGAGAGCCTGCACAAGCTCGCCGCCCAGCTGGGCATCTGCGACGTGGTGCGCTTCCACCCGCCGGTGGGCCAGACGCTGCTCGCCGAGTGGTACCGGGCGGCGACGGCGCTGGTGATGCCCTCGTACAGCGAGTCGTTCGGGCTGGTCGCGCTGGAGGCGCAGGCCTGCGGCACGCCGGTGGTGGCGGCGGCGGTGGGCGGCCTGCCGGTCGCGGTGCGGGACGGCGTGACGGGCACCCTGGTCCACGGTCACGACCCGCTGGCCTGGTCGCGCGCGCTGGAGCCGTACGTCACGGAGCCGGGCCTGGTGGCCCGGCAGGGCGAGGCGGCGGCCCGGCACGCGGCCGGGTTCGGCTGGGACAGCGCCGCCGCGACCACGGCCGAGGTGTACGCGGGCAGCCTGGCCCGCCCGGCCGGACGGCTCTCGGGCTCCCGGCTGCGGCTGGCCTGA
- a CDS encoding class I SAM-dependent methyltransferase, whose protein sequence is MAASPDSVTAPARGRGGRPVGTVTRGTTNTNRLRRMDRWIAHSLGPALRSADHPPTAVDLGYGAAPWTAVELSGRLRAVRPDVRVVGIEIEPARVAAALPYASAPLLTFRRGGFEVPLDGGAPAQLIRAANVLRQYDESAVAAVWERLCARLAPDGLLVEGTCDEIGRRHVWVALGPEGPRTVTFAARLGGLGQPSDLAERLPKALIHHNVPGRPVHAFLRDFDRAWAAAAPYGAFGARQRWVAACTSLAGDWPLADARRRWRQGEATLPWSALAP, encoded by the coding sequence ATGGCCGCATCCCCCGACTCCGTGACCGCGCCCGCCCGCGGGCGGGGCGGCCGCCCGGTCGGCACCGTGACGCGCGGCACCACCAACACCAACCGGCTGCGGCGGATGGACCGCTGGATCGCGCACTCCCTCGGGCCCGCGCTGCGCTCCGCCGACCACCCGCCGACCGCCGTGGACCTCGGCTATGGCGCGGCCCCCTGGACGGCCGTCGAGCTCTCCGGGCGGCTGCGCGCCGTACGGCCGGACGTCCGGGTGGTGGGGATCGAGATCGAACCGGCCCGGGTGGCCGCCGCCCTGCCGTACGCGTCGGCGCCGCTGCTGACCTTCCGGCGCGGCGGTTTCGAGGTGCCGCTGGACGGGGGCGCGCCCGCCCAGCTGATCCGGGCCGCCAACGTGCTGCGCCAGTACGACGAGTCGGCGGTGGCCGCGGTCTGGGAACGGCTGTGCGCCCGGCTGGCTCCGGACGGGCTGCTGGTCGAGGGCACCTGCGACGAGATCGGCCGCCGGCACGTCTGGGTGGCGCTCGGCCCGGAGGGGCCCAGGACGGTGACCTTCGCGGCCCGGCTGGGCGGCCTCGGCCAGCCGTCCGACCTGGCCGAGCGGCTGCCCAAGGCGCTGATCCACCACAACGTGCCGGGCCGCCCGGTGCACGCCTTCCTCCGCGACTTCGACCGCGCCTGGGCGGCGGCCGCGCCGTACGGGGCGTTCGGCGCCCGGCAGCGCTGGGTGGCCGCCTGCACCTCGCTGGCGGGCGACTGGCCGCTGGCGGACGCGCGCAGGCGGTGGCGGCAGGGCGAGGCCACCCTGCCCTGGTCGGCGCTGGCGCCGTAG
- a CDS encoding O-acetyl-ADP-ribose deacetylase, with product MAVRITLVEGDITAQQVDAVVNAANSSLLGGGGVDGAIHRKGGPRILAECRGLRASRYGRGLPTGQAVATTAGDLPARWVVHTVGPVHLEDEYEERAVLLASCYRESLRVAVELGARTVAFPAVSAGVYGWPPADAARIALGTVAEVTADPGFGGGLEEVRFVLFVSGMYEVFAGVGRELGLGLTGQG from the coding sequence ATGGCGGTTCGGATCACCCTGGTCGAGGGTGACATCACGGCGCAGCAGGTGGACGCGGTGGTGAACGCCGCCAACTCCTCTCTGCTGGGCGGCGGTGGCGTGGACGGTGCGATCCACCGCAAGGGCGGCCCGCGGATCCTGGCGGAGTGCCGCGGGCTGCGGGCCTCGCGGTACGGCCGGGGGCTGCCCACCGGGCAGGCGGTGGCGACCACGGCGGGTGACCTGCCGGCCCGCTGGGTGGTGCACACCGTGGGGCCGGTCCATCTGGAGGACGAGTACGAGGAGCGGGCGGTGCTGTTGGCCTCCTGCTACCGCGAGTCGCTCCGGGTGGCGGTGGAGCTGGGCGCGCGCACGGTGGCCTTCCCGGCCGTGTCGGCCGGGGTGTACGGGTGGCCGCCGGCGGACGCGGCCAGGATCGCGCTGGGCACCGTCGCCGAGGTGACGGCGGACCCGGGGTTCGGCGGCGGACTGGAGGAGGTGCGGTTCGTGCTGTTCGTGAGCGGGATGTACGAGGTGTTCGCGGGCGTGGGGCGGGAGCTCGGGCTGGGGCTGACGGGGCAGGGCTGA
- a CDS encoding PP2C family protein-serine/threonine phosphatase gives MPATGDGRAPGAADLPGATDSTHARCTRDRSAQAHAEQSAGPRTATAPIPHPRSDAGAPGPRTGAVIGTPAGATAGRSPGRPAAPVRSASPAVPVTAPLKLLVIEDDASDAELLKAAVADSGAPIEIHWARGLDQAVDLLAPSPSGTRRGRPRGNDFSCVLLDLDAPADLPHPSDPSDGLEGLHELLRRAPHTAVVVLTDAAGAELGAAAVAAGAQDFLIKNETDGPLLARALRYAVERKRADESQRRLVEAELRGQENARLQRHLLPTPLLDGAGLSFTRRYRPGRRRALLGGDFYDAVRTDDGAVHVVIGDVCGHGPDEAALGVALRIAWRTLVFAGLTGEALLSTLQHVLEHERRSDEIFATLCMLVIEPGAPGSPGSTEGARLYLAGHPAPMLLGADHAPVTLPSEHAGPALGLLPCHDGQAVWPSHRFELRPGWRLMLYTDGLIEGRVGAGSRRLGQDGLADLVGDHQSAGLTRGRLVDSAIAEVEELNGGALTDDVAVLLLERNPVQLILG, from the coding sequence ATGCCCGCAACGGGAGACGGGCGGGCGCCTGGTGCCGCCGACCTGCCGGGTGCCACGGACAGCACCCACGCCAGGTGCACCCGCGACCGGTCCGCCCAGGCCCACGCCGAACAGTCGGCCGGCCCCCGCACGGCGACCGCACCGATACCTCACCCCCGGTCCGACGCCGGCGCCCCCGGCCCGAGGACCGGAGCCGTCATCGGCACCCCCGCCGGCGCGACCGCCGGCAGGAGCCCGGGGAGGCCCGCCGCCCCGGTCCGCTCGGCCTCCCCCGCCGTGCCGGTCACCGCCCCGCTCAAACTGCTGGTCATCGAGGACGACGCCTCCGACGCCGAGCTGCTCAAGGCGGCGGTCGCCGACAGCGGCGCCCCCATCGAGATCCACTGGGCCCGCGGCCTCGACCAGGCCGTCGACCTGCTCGCCCCCTCCCCGTCCGGCACCAGGCGCGGCCGGCCCCGCGGCAACGACTTCAGCTGCGTCCTCCTCGACCTCGACGCCCCCGCAGACCTGCCGCACCCCTCGGACCCGTCGGACGGCCTGGAGGGCCTGCACGAGCTGCTCCGCCGGGCACCGCACACCGCCGTCGTGGTGCTCACCGACGCCGCCGGTGCCGAACTCGGCGCGGCCGCCGTGGCCGCGGGCGCCCAGGACTTCCTGATCAAGAACGAGACCGACGGCCCGCTGCTGGCCCGGGCCCTGCGGTACGCGGTCGAGCGCAAGCGCGCCGACGAGTCGCAGCGCCGCCTGGTCGAGGCCGAACTGCGCGGCCAGGAGAACGCCCGCCTCCAGCGCCACCTGCTGCCCACCCCGCTGCTGGACGGCGCCGGCCTCTCCTTCACCCGGCGCTACCGCCCCGGCCGCCGCCGCGCACTGCTCGGCGGCGACTTCTACGACGCGGTGCGCACCGACGACGGCGCCGTCCACGTGGTGATCGGCGACGTCTGCGGCCACGGCCCCGACGAGGCCGCCCTCGGGGTGGCGCTCCGGATAGCGTGGCGCACCCTGGTCTTCGCCGGCCTCACCGGCGAGGCCCTGCTCAGCACCCTCCAGCACGTACTGGAGCACGAGCGGCGGAGCGACGAGATCTTCGCGACGCTCTGCATGCTGGTCATCGAACCGGGCGCCCCCGGGAGCCCCGGCAGCACCGAGGGGGCCCGGCTCTACCTCGCCGGCCACCCCGCGCCGATGCTGCTCGGCGCGGACCACGCACCGGTCACCCTGCCGTCCGAGCACGCCGGCCCCGCCCTCGGCCTGCTGCCCTGCCACGACGGCCAGGCCGTCTGGCCGTCGCACCGGTTCGAACTCCGCCCCGGCTGGCGGCTGATGCTGTACACGGACGGACTGATCGAGGGCCGGGTCGGAGCCGGGTCCCGCCGCCTCGGCCAGGACGGGCTGGCCGACCTGGTCGGTGACCACCAGTCCGCCGGGCTGACCAGGGGCCGGCTGGTCGACAGCGCGATCGCCGAGGTCGAGGAACTGAACGGCGGTGCGCTGACGGACGACGTCGCGGTGCTGCTGCTGGAGCGCAACCCCGTCCAGCTGATCCTGGGCTGA
- a CDS encoding DUF2516 family protein, which produces MAGVGQILVLDYLNPFWWLAVVILGYKLYALVDAATRPEDAYRAADKKTKGFWLAVLGIAFGLDLLFGADFLTSFLTLAGLVAAIVYVVDVRPAIRALTDRGGRGDKRNMGPYGPW; this is translated from the coding sequence ATGGCCGGAGTGGGCCAGATCCTGGTCTTGGACTACCTGAATCCGTTCTGGTGGCTGGCCGTTGTCATCCTGGGCTACAAGCTGTACGCGCTGGTCGACGCGGCCACCCGTCCGGAGGACGCCTACCGGGCGGCGGACAAGAAGACCAAGGGGTTCTGGCTGGCGGTCCTCGGCATCGCCTTCGGGCTGGACCTGCTCTTCGGGGCGGACTTCCTGACCAGCTTCCTCACCCTGGCGGGCCTGGTCGCGGCGATCGTCTACGTGGTGGACGTCCGCCCGGCGATCCGGGCGCTGACCGACCGGGGCGGGCGGGGCGACAAGCGCAACATGGGGCCGTACGGGCCCTGGTAG
- a CDS encoding helix-turn-helix domain-containing protein, with amino-acid sequence MASLNVGSLGEYIREQRRNAQYSLRQLAEAAGVSNPYLSQIERGLRKPSAEILQQIAKALRISAETLYVQAGILEERHGEGLELRASILADPLINEQQKQALLAVYDAFLKENATDGKTGAGGRTDEDEGKAP; translated from the coding sequence ATGGCCTCCCTGAACGTCGGCTCGCTGGGCGAGTACATCCGCGAGCAGCGTCGGAACGCGCAGTACTCGCTGCGGCAGTTGGCGGAGGCCGCCGGCGTGTCCAATCCGTACCTCAGCCAGATCGAGCGAGGGTTGCGCAAGCCGAGCGCGGAGATCCTGCAGCAGATCGCCAAGGCGCTGCGGATCTCGGCGGAGACGCTCTACGTCCAGGCCGGGATCCTGGAGGAGCGGCACGGTGAGGGCCTGGAGTTGCGGGCCTCGATCCTGGCCGATCCGCTGATCAACGAGCAGCAGAAGCAGGCGCTGCTCGCGGTCTACGACGCCTTTCTCAAGGAGAACGCCACCGACGGGAAGACCGGCGCGGGCGGGCGCACCGACGAGGACGAGGGCAAGGCACCCTAA
- a CDS encoding DNA polymerase III subunit beta family protein, translating into MESDLRSIGELARDSGLSVSALRFYDGADVLAPARVDPQTGYRWYAPGQLADARLLARLRRVGLPLADIRAVLGAAPGTGAARRVVDAHGRRLEDGLTDARRELSLIRRLIDQRESPVATAAEHRFTVPARELADALDAVRFAVGSDPGLPVLSGVLFDLDGGLLRLVATDRYRMALAELPVTVDPEADGSDRSDGSDRSAADASAADASAADASAAAIVPTALADAVRALLGSGSEHAELTLGAGAVRIETGGHRIEGAALDHDYPDYRALVRLDPVHQVGLPAAELRDAVRSAATGSLPSGPQGTDCEVTVLTVDADGRLTVDAPGVGPAAGAVRVAVNRDFLLEALPATGPGQLVLELGGPVAPLAIRTPGRPGTYSILMPVRLPA; encoded by the coding sequence ATGGAGAGCGACCTGCGCAGCATCGGTGAGCTGGCCCGCGACAGCGGCCTGAGCGTGAGCGCCCTGCGCTTCTACGACGGCGCCGACGTGCTCGCCCCGGCCCGGGTCGATCCGCAGACCGGCTACCGCTGGTACGCGCCCGGGCAGCTCGCCGACGCCCGGCTGCTGGCCCGGCTCCGGAGGGTGGGTCTGCCGCTGGCCGACATCCGGGCGGTGCTCGGCGCCGCCCCGGGCACCGGCGCCGCCCGGCGGGTCGTCGACGCGCACGGGCGCAGGCTGGAGGACGGCCTCACCGACGCCCGCCGGGAGCTCTCCCTGATCCGCCGACTGATCGACCAGAGGGAGAGCCCCGTGGCCACCGCCGCCGAGCACCGCTTCACCGTCCCCGCCCGCGAGTTGGCCGATGCCCTGGACGCGGTCCGCTTCGCCGTCGGCAGCGACCCCGGGCTGCCGGTCCTGTCGGGCGTGCTGTTCGACCTCGACGGCGGTCTGCTGCGGCTGGTCGCCACCGACCGCTACCGGATGGCGCTCGCCGAACTGCCCGTCACCGTCGACCCGGAGGCCGACGGCTCCGACCGTTCCGACGGCTCGGACCGCTCCGCCGCCGACGCCTCCGCCGCCGACGCCTCCGCCGCCGACGCCTCCGCCGCCGCGATCGTGCCCACCGCCTTGGCCGACGCCGTCCGCGCGCTGCTCGGATCGGGGTCCGAGCACGCGGAGTTGACGCTCGGCGCCGGGGCCGTCCGGATCGAGACCGGCGGCCACCGCATCGAGGGCGCCGCCCTCGACCACGACTACCCCGACTACCGGGCGCTGGTCCGGCTCGACCCCGTCCACCAGGTGGGCCTGCCCGCCGCCGAACTCCGCGACGCCGTCCGGTCCGCCGCCACCGGCAGCCTGCCGTCCGGCCCGCAGGGCACCGACTGCGAGGTCACCGTCCTCACCGTCGACGCCGACGGCAGGCTCACCGTCGACGCGCCCGGGGTCGGTCCGGCCGCCGGTGCCGTCCGGGTGGCGGTCAACCGGGACTTCCTCCTGGAGGCGCTCCCGGCGACCGGCCCCGGGCAGCTCGTCCTCGAACTCGGCGGCCCCGTCGCGCCGCTGGCCATCCGCACCCCCGGCCGGCCCGGGACGTACTCGATCCTGATGCCCGTCCGCCTGCCCGCCTGA
- a CDS encoding DinB family protein: MPTLVNAETGERDALLSFLAAQRGGLRRAVLGLTEEQAAARPSASALSLAELVKHAAVCEREWIVGILLGREEGRRDYRENSFALAEGETLAGWLERYEEVAAETERIIGELPDLEVDAPLPEAPWFPAGSRRTARWVLLHLIEEAARHAGHADIIRESLDGRTAFDLVRDELAQAR, from the coding sequence ATGCCCACCCTGGTGAACGCCGAGACCGGCGAGCGCGACGCCCTCCTCTCCTTCCTCGCCGCCCAGCGCGGCGGGCTGCGGCGGGCCGTCCTCGGCCTGACCGAGGAGCAGGCGGCCGCCCGGCCGAGCGCCAGCGCGCTCTCGCTGGCCGAGCTCGTCAAGCACGCGGCGGTCTGCGAGCGTGAGTGGATCGTCGGCATCCTGCTGGGGCGCGAGGAGGGTCGGCGCGACTACCGGGAGAACTCCTTCGCGCTGGCCGAGGGCGAGACCCTGGCGGGCTGGCTTGAGCGGTACGAGGAGGTGGCGGCGGAGACCGAGCGGATCATCGGGGAGCTGCCGGACCTTGAGGTCGACGCGCCGCTGCCGGAGGCCCCGTGGTTCCCGGCCGGCTCGCGGCGCACCGCGCGCTGGGTGCTGCTGCACCTGATCGAGGAGGCGGCCCGCCACGCCGGACACGCCGACATCATCCGCGAGTCGCTGGACGGCCGGACCGCATTCGACCTGGTCCGGGACGAGCTGGCGCAGGCCCGCTGA
- a CDS encoding YceI family protein: MGLFNRTKTTTATTATAVVEAPAGPDLGHLSGDWTIDTTHSEIGFSVRHAMVTNVKGRFTEYDGRLHLDGTTPVNSSAELVIKVASIDTNQAQRDEHLRTGDFFAAETYPEMRFRSTSAERVRGDSYRMTGELTIKDTTRTVALDLDYTGSATDAYGAERVGFEGSAVLDRTDWGLTYNAALETGGVLIGEKVKLSFDISAVKAA, from the coding sequence ATGGGCCTGTTCAACCGCACCAAGACCACCACCGCCACCACCGCGACCGCCGTGGTCGAAGCCCCCGCCGGACCGGACCTCGGCCACCTCAGCGGCGACTGGACCATCGACACCACGCACAGCGAGATCGGCTTCTCGGTCCGCCACGCGATGGTCACCAACGTCAAGGGCCGCTTCACGGAGTACGACGGCAGGCTGCACCTGGACGGCACCACGCCGGTCAACTCCAGCGCCGAGCTGGTGATCAAGGTCGCGAGCATCGACACCAACCAGGCCCAGCGCGACGAGCACCTGCGCACCGGCGACTTCTTCGCCGCCGAGACCTACCCCGAGATGCGCTTCCGCAGCACCTCCGCCGAGCGGGTCCGCGGCGACTCCTACCGGATGACCGGCGAGCTGACGATCAAGGACACCACCCGCACGGTCGCCCTGGACCTCGACTACACCGGCAGCGCCACCGACGCGTACGGCGCCGAGCGGGTCGGCTTCGAGGGCTCGGCCGTCCTCGACCGCACCGACTGGGGCCTGACCTACAACGCCGCGCTGGAGACCGGCGGCGTGCTGATCGGTGAGAAGGTCAAGCTCAGCTTCGACATCTCCGCCGTGAAGGCGGCCTGA
- a CDS encoding LysR family transcriptional regulator — MSRDLHPRLLRGFVATAEALHFGRAAERLHVAQQALSRDVRALERLLGEALFTRTTRSVELTPAGHGLLPRARRLLALHDEILIGAAHRPLLLDLNSDVTGPDLTGDRVLERARSAWPEGEILARFHGGLAAASAELLAHRLDVSFGRFAGLPAGVRAQLAQVPVRLDRISVMMTAAHPLADRSVLRLADLVGHPVDVCAGNPATTEWADLGVRLLREHGLTPAAPYVPPVGVDETARYLARHGDPMLTTVGGPLIPGAVNVPLAEPEPLSLVSLVHRPDLRHPGLSVLRAAAAELGAREAWLRRPEGCWLPAADAALLAP, encoded by the coding sequence ATGTCCCGTGACCTGCACCCCCGCCTGCTCCGAGGCTTCGTCGCGACCGCCGAGGCGCTGCACTTCGGCCGCGCCGCCGAGCGCCTGCACGTGGCCCAGCAGGCGCTCAGCCGGGACGTGCGCGCGCTGGAGCGGCTGCTCGGCGAAGCGCTGTTCACCCGGACCACGCGCAGCGTCGAACTCACCCCGGCCGGACACGGGCTGCTGCCCCGGGCCCGCCGGTTGCTGGCCCTGCACGACGAGATCCTGATCGGCGCGGCCCACCGCCCGCTGCTGCTCGACCTCAACAGCGATGTCACCGGCCCCGACCTCACGGGTGACCGGGTGCTCGAACGGGCCCGCTCCGCCTGGCCGGAGGGCGAGATCCTGGCCCGCTTCCACGGGGGGCTCGCGGCGGCCTCGGCCGAGCTGCTCGCCCACCGGCTGGACGTCTCGTTCGGTCGTTTCGCCGGTCTCCCGGCCGGGGTGCGGGCCCAACTCGCCCAGGTGCCGGTCCGGTTGGACCGGATATCGGTGATGATGACGGCGGCGCACCCGCTGGCGGACCGTTCGGTGCTGCGCCTGGCCGACCTGGTCGGCCACCCGGTCGACGTGTGCGCCGGCAACCCCGCCACGACCGAGTGGGCCGATCTCGGGGTCCGGCTGCTGCGTGAGCACGGGCTGACCCCGGCGGCGCCGTACGTCCCGCCGGTCGGGGTGGACGAGACGGCCCGCTACCTCGCCCGGCACGGCGACCCGATGCTGACCACCGTCGGCGGGCCGCTGATCCCCGGTGCGGTGAACGTGCCGCTGGCCGAGCCGGAGCCGCTCAGTCTGGTGAGCCTGGTGCACCGCCCGGACCTGCGGCATCCCGGGCTCTCCGTGCTGCGTGCGGCGGCCGCCGAACTCGGCGCGCGGGAGGCGTGGTTGCGCCGCCCGGAGGGCTGCTGGCTACCGGCGGCGGACGCCGCGCTGCTGGCGCCGTGA